CAGGCGTAGATGTGACCTTCTAAGTGGTGAATGCCTAAAAAGGGTTTTTGGTGGAGCATGGCTAGGGTTTTGGCGGCGGTGGTGCCCACCATGAGGGCCCCTACCAAACCGGGGGCACAGGTGGCGGCAATGCCGTCAATCTGATTCCAATCGCTGCCGGCATCGGTCAAAGCTTGCGCGATCGCGGCGTCGATGGTTTCTAAATGCTGGCGAGAAGCAAATTCGGGGACAATCCCGCCAAATTGACTGTGGGCGGCCATCTGGGAAGCCACGACATTGCTAAGGATTTCACAATTCTTAATTACAGCAACGGCGGTTTCATCGCAGCTGGTTTCAATGGCTAAAACCGTGGTCATTCTTCTACCAAATTCATGCCTTTCAAAGGTCTAGTATAGCGATTTTTTTGACTGGGGACAGGGGAATTGCTGGAGGGCTATCCAGCAAAATATATTGGAGAAGTAGCCCCCCAAGCGATCGCTAAGTATTTCATTTTGCGATACAAATCACAAAAAAAGTTTACATAACAAGCTTTACGCAGCCAATAGCAAGAGAGTATCATAGCTGGCAAACCTAGCCATCGTACTCATTGCGCATCCTAGGTCCGATCGCTGGCGATTGGCCCAGAAAATCTGGACAAATTAAGAAAAACAGCGATCGCGCTCAACAGCTGGTATCAAAACAAGGATAGTTGGATACTTTCCCCTGCCCCCAGGTCTTTGGGTTTCCCAGGAAGAGGGATTTTTCCTCGATGGTGGGCAGCCACCAACCAACACAGGGGATTCTAGTAAGTTGGATCGGTGTTGGTTGGGACGGGAAAATCCTTAGGGTTTCCCGTTTGGACCGTTCTAGCCATGCCCAGAAACGTTGTTTTCCGAGCCCAGCTAAAGCAGGGTAATTTCAAACTCGGAGGAGGTTTGTTCATGAAAAAATTGATAGCCACTTTGATGCTTGCCGTTTCGCTTATGTTTGCATTTGCGCCGGCAGCATCAGCAATTGAATACGGGAATTTAACCCGTTGTAGCGAAAATCCTGCTTTCCAAGCTAGAGCAGAAAGAGCTACCACCGAAGCCGATCGAGCTCGTTTTGAAAGATATTCTTCCCTACTATGTGGTGATGATGGATTGCCTCACCTAATTGCCGATGGCAATTTATCCCACGCCAGGGAATTTCTCATTCCCAGCCTGCTGTTCTTGTACATTGCTGGCTGGATTGGTTGGGTCGGTCGCAAGTACCTGCAAATGGCCCAAAAAGAGAAAAAGCCTGAGGATAAAGAATATATCATTGACGTACCAGCTGCCCTTCAATGCGCTTTCAGTGGGTTTATTTGGCCCTTAGAAGCCATTAAAGAAGCCACCAGCGGCGAACTCGCTGCCAAAGACGAGGAAATTCCGATTTCGCCTCGCTAAAAAGTTGTCTTTTGTCGTTTCACTGCCATTTTGGAGGTTTCGATCGTGGGAAATTTCAGCAAGTTTCTCTCCACGGCACCTGTTATTGCGATGCTCTGGATTATCATTACCTCGGTCATTTTAATTGTGGCCAACTATTACTTCCCCGATCGCTTGGTTTTCAGCCTGTAAACGAAGTGGGGCTGTCAATCGGCGATTGTTCCTGATTTCGAGCATCACCAGCATCGGATTCGATAGCAATTGGGGCGAGTGGTTGCGGGAGCATTCCTGAAACTGCTGGCCCCAATTCTCAATGGCGGCTTTTTTTGCATTTTTCATGGTACCGTTGCTGGCATGGGAATCTCTCTACAAAGCAAAAAAGCGATCGCTTTTCGCAACCAACCGCCACAAAAAAGGGTTAAGATAAAAGGCTGACTTTCATATTGGAAATCTAGAAACCAATGGCAGAAACGTTCTTTTTCAACGCTTTACGAGAAGCGATTGACGAAGAGATGGCGCGCGACGATACCGTATTTGTCCTGGGAGAAGACGTAGGACATTACGGCGGTTCGTATAAAGTAACCAAAGACCTCTACAAAAAATACGGGGAACTGCGCATTCTCGATACCCCCATTGCCGAAAACAGCTTTACGGGCATGGCGATTGGTGCGGCGATGACCGGCTTGC
This portion of the Geitlerinema sp. PCC 9228 genome encodes:
- a CDS encoding Photosystem I reaction center subunit III; this encodes MKKLIATLMLAVSLMFAFAPAASAIEYGNLTRCSENPAFQARAERATTEADRARFERYSSLLCGDDGLPHLIADGNLSHAREFLIPSLLFLYIAGWIGWVGRKYLQMAQKEKKPEDKEYIIDVPAALQCAFSGFIWPLEAIKEATSGELAAKDEEIPISPR
- a CDS encoding Photosystem I reaction center subunit IX — translated: MGNFSKFLSTAPVIAMLWIIITSVILIVANYYFPDRLVFSL